In a single window of the Gossypium hirsutum isolate 1008001.06 chromosome A13, Gossypium_hirsutum_v2.1, whole genome shotgun sequence genome:
- the LOC121212311 gene encoding uncharacterized protein, with the protein MGDYVFLNVSPWKKILRFGRKGKLSPMYIEPYWILKRVGRVTYQLELPLDLDRIHDVFQVSMLRHYRSDPMHIVSVEEIEVRSDLTFEEGPVQMLDSEVNVVIRKSVPLVKVLWRNHGSKEATWEREEAMQQ; encoded by the coding sequence ATGGGGGATTATGTCTTTCTTAacgtctcaccgtggaagaaaatcctaagatttggacggaagggcaagcttAGCCCTATGTATATCGAGCCTTACTGGATTCTAAAACGAGTGGGACGAGTTACCTATCAGCTTGAGTTGCCTCTAGATTtagataggattcatgatgtgttccaagTCTCCATGCTGAGGCATTATCGCTCTGATCCCATGCATATTGTGTCAGTTGAGGAAATTGAGGTTAGGTCTGATTTGACTTTCGAGGAAGGACCGGTGCAGATGCTGGATAGTGAAGTTAATGTGGTGATAAGGAAATCCGTTCCATTGGTCaaggtgctttggcgtaatcatggttcaaaggaagccacgtgggagcgTGAAGAGGCGATGCAACAGTAA